A single Paenibacillus kribbensis DNA region contains:
- a CDS encoding ABC transporter permease — MSSFLTKRLTYMIIILLAASMMIFFLYAMTPGDFISGNLKLSPERKAELREIYGLNKPIFERYGNWLGNALHGNFGYSLAQQKPVLTLFNEYIWNSFLLAIVSTFLTWLIAVIIGVIAAYKQYSWFDTLVMVLIFAAMSLPSFFIGLYLIKIAAVDLKWLPPGGMLNTGSNATGMEYVKEVLQHMTLPVIVMTLLGLGSLTRYFRSNMIDVIQQDYIRTARAKGLKERKVLFTHALRNALLPAITLVGFELPALFGGSLIIEKIFNWPGIGQLYMQSFSLRDYPLLMGFTMLIAILSVIGTLLSDILYRIADPRVKV, encoded by the coding sequence ATGAGCTCGTTTTTAACGAAAAGACTGACGTACATGATTATTATTTTGTTGGCCGCTTCGATGATGATATTTTTCCTGTACGCCATGACACCGGGAGATTTCATTAGTGGCAATCTGAAGCTGTCACCGGAGAGAAAGGCGGAGCTGAGAGAAATCTACGGCCTGAACAAGCCTATTTTTGAACGCTATGGAAATTGGCTGGGAAATGCGCTGCATGGCAATTTCGGCTATTCGCTTGCCCAGCAGAAGCCGGTGCTGACTCTGTTTAATGAGTATATCTGGAACTCGTTCTTGTTGGCCATTGTATCGACCTTCCTGACCTGGTTGATCGCCGTCATTATTGGTGTGATTGCTGCTTACAAACAATATTCTTGGTTCGATACTTTGGTTATGGTGCTGATTTTCGCCGCGATGTCCCTTCCATCTTTTTTTATCGGGCTGTATCTGATTAAAATTGCGGCGGTCGATCTAAAGTGGCTGCCACCGGGCGGCATGCTCAATACAGGCAGTAACGCTACAGGCATGGAGTATGTCAAGGAGGTTCTCCAGCATATGACCTTGCCGGTGATCGTGATGACGCTGCTGGGGTTGGGCTCACTGACCCGCTACTTCCGCAGCAATATGATCGACGTGATTCAGCAGGATTATATCCGTACGGCCCGTGCCAAGGGCTTAAAGGAAAGAAAGGTACTCTTTACGCACGCATTGAGAAATGCATTGCTGCCTGCGATTACGCTCGTTGGTTTTGAATTGCCGGCGCTGTTTGGCGGATCACTTATTATTGAAAAGATTTTTAACTGGCCGGGCATCGGCCAGCTGTATATGCAATCCTTTTCGCTTCGGGATTATCCGCTGCTCATGGGCTTCACGATGCTGATTGCCATATTGAGCGTCATTGGCACGCTGCTGTCCGATATTTTGTATCGCATCGCTGATCCGCGTGTAAAAGTGTAA
- a CDS encoding ABC transporter substrate-binding protein — MLKKGIILLSSLLLASSALLAACSSGGTDSASHANTQNNENTQQAATAQPLTSLVKASDLSKLPEVSQKRDDTIIVGLTDPAGVFTPYFNQSGYDGNVISQLWTPLVTVDEKGLPLPNLAKSWDISKDNLTYTFHMVPGTKFSDGSPLTAEDVAFTWTLIYDKAYPGDSQIRKLNIKGGKAYTEGKAKQIDGIKVVDPQTISATLEKPNALALSILGDNVLSKAYYGKDYKFGQLDYFKNLHGSPLGNGAYKLEKFLPGQEVRMVANDHFFKGKPKTQHFIYKTAEGDAWQFIETGDTDFASFTATQENIDKLKGLGFLNILPYTPSTYGYLQVNLENEKLKDKRVRQALTYGLDRKSIYVDAAQGAGAVANIPASPIFWSYTTDGINPYNYDPEKAKKLLDEAGWVEGSDGIREKNGQKLTIHLLTSKRPETDTFIALAAENYKAIGVDLQPEIFADFNAMVAKVEGKDYDLAAFSTGMLTDPSDGIEQFVNGEIKGYNNPKVKELYEKGLSTTNIEERKKVYKELYVLLNDELPVIFTNYKKTVYAYNGRMEHVKVSPFIGLAGNLFEWSLK; from the coding sequence ATTTTGAAAAAGGGAATTATTCTACTTAGCAGTCTACTTCTGGCAAGCTCTGCTTTATTAGCTGCTTGCTCTAGCGGGGGAACGGATAGCGCTAGCCATGCTAATACGCAGAATAATGAGAACACGCAGCAGGCTGCTACAGCACAACCTTTAACAAGTCTGGTAAAGGCCTCTGATCTGTCCAAGTTGCCAGAAGTGTCCCAAAAAAGAGACGACACGATTATTGTCGGTCTGACCGACCCGGCAGGCGTGTTCACACCGTATTTTAATCAGAGCGGTTATGACGGCAACGTCATTTCGCAGTTGTGGACTCCGCTGGTTACGGTAGACGAGAAGGGGCTTCCACTGCCTAATCTGGCGAAGAGCTGGGATATTTCCAAGGATAATCTGACGTATACATTCCATATGGTTCCAGGTACCAAATTCAGCGATGGCTCCCCTTTGACAGCAGAGGATGTCGCTTTTACCTGGACGTTGATCTATGACAAGGCCTATCCTGGCGACAGCCAAATCCGAAAGCTGAACATTAAAGGCGGCAAAGCCTATACGGAAGGCAAGGCAAAACAAATCGACGGGATCAAGGTGGTTGATCCGCAGACCATTTCTGCGACGCTGGAAAAACCAAATGCGCTGGCTCTGTCCATTCTCGGTGACAATGTACTGTCCAAGGCCTACTACGGCAAGGATTACAAATTCGGACAGCTGGATTATTTTAAAAACCTGCATGGCAGTCCTCTGGGCAACGGAGCTTACAAGCTGGAAAAGTTCTTACCAGGGCAAGAGGTTCGTATGGTGGCCAATGACCACTTCTTCAAAGGCAAGCCGAAAACGCAGCACTTCATTTATAAGACAGCGGAAGGCGATGCTTGGCAGTTTATTGAAACGGGCGATACCGACTTTGCTTCCTTCACAGCAACGCAAGAAAATATCGACAAGCTGAAAGGGCTTGGCTTTTTGAACATTTTGCCCTACACCCCGAGCACCTACGGATATTTGCAGGTCAACCTGGAAAATGAAAAGCTGAAGGATAAAAGGGTTCGCCAAGCGTTGACCTATGGACTGGATCGCAAAAGCATTTATGTCGACGCGGCTCAGGGAGCAGGGGCGGTAGCCAACATTCCAGCTTCCCCTATATTCTGGTCCTACACAACAGACGGAATCAACCCGTATAACTATGACCCGGAAAAAGCAAAAAAGCTGCTGGATGAAGCGGGCTGGGTAGAAGGAAGTGACGGTATTCGCGAGAAAAACGGCCAGAAGCTGACTATTCATCTGCTGACCTCCAAGCGTCCGGAGACAGACACCTTTATTGCGCTTGCGGCGGAGAATTACAAGGCGATTGGTGTGGATTTGCAGCCGGAGATCTTTGCAGATTTTAATGCCATGGTTGCCAAAGTGGAAGGGAAGGATTATGATCTGGCCGCCTTCTCGACAGGTATGCTGACAGATCCATCTGATGGAATCGAACAATTCGTCAATGGAGAAATCAAGGGATATAACAATCCAAAGGTCAAAGAGCTATATGAAAAAGGCTTGTCTACGACGAATATTGAAGAGCGCAAGAAAGTATATAAAGAATTATATGTGCTGTTGAATGATGAGCTGCCTGTCATTTTCACCAATTACAAGAAGACGGTGTATGCCTACAATGGTCGGATGGAGCATGTAAAGGTCAGCCCGTTCATTGGCTTGGCTGGCAATCTGTTCGAATGGTCTCTCAAATAA
- a CDS encoding ArsR family transcriptional regulator gives MSHDVDAPYDVHVAYGPVFELLSSLHTFICRKAYKKTDLSSAWAEQVRGTLSPGLTGLLEPMEINADWKVIYGLVCMLTDQGDIAEVVDRLESRTAQELNDQASAYGIPLPDDMERLRRLALRLLSGWYEEYFRHVDTKILSGLEQEAERRNKEKDVYSSMEWVDRTTSGFRFEPSEGLTRVLLVPQYHFQPINIIYRFGSLLLCHYSAGIYVQEEDFLSPQEYRMIRSLGEKSRLKILKYLYQSQSPRTFIEIVRHLKLSKGITHDHIFKLRAAGFIHAHFDGETLLGYSARLSAVDEMHGSILGYMERK, from the coding sequence ATGAGTCACGACGTGGATGCTCCTTATGATGTACATGTAGCATATGGACCGGTGTTTGAGCTGCTCAGCAGCCTGCACACCTTTATTTGCCGCAAGGCTTACAAGAAGACTGATTTATCTTCTGCATGGGCGGAGCAGGTGCGAGGAACGCTGTCTCCAGGCTTGACCGGATTGCTGGAGCCCATGGAAATCAATGCAGATTGGAAGGTCATTTATGGACTTGTCTGCATGCTTACAGATCAAGGGGATATTGCTGAGGTTGTAGATCGTTTGGAGAGCCGGACTGCACAGGAATTGAATGATCAGGCATCAGCCTATGGTATCCCGCTGCCTGACGATATGGAGAGGCTTCGCAGGCTTGCTTTGCGGCTGCTATCCGGCTGGTATGAGGAGTATTTTCGCCATGTGGATACGAAGATTTTAAGCGGGCTGGAGCAGGAAGCCGAACGGAGAAATAAGGAGAAGGATGTATATAGCTCTATGGAATGGGTGGATCGTACAACCAGTGGCTTTCGGTTTGAGCCTTCCGAGGGACTAACGCGGGTGTTGCTGGTGCCACAATACCATTTTCAACCTATTAATATCATTTACCGGTTTGGATCGCTCCTGCTGTGTCACTATTCGGCGGGGATTTATGTTCAAGAGGAAGACTTTTTGTCCCCACAGGAATACCGTATGATTCGAAGCCTGGGGGAGAAGAGCAGGCTTAAGATTCTAAAATATTTGTACCAAAGCCAGTCTCCACGAACCTTTATTGAAATTGTCCGTCATCTCAAGCTGTCCAAGGGAATCACGCATGACCATATATTCAAGCTCCGTGCCGCTGGCTTCATCCATGCTCATTTTGATGGCGAAACATTGCTCGGTTACAGTGCGAGGCTTTCGGCCGTGGATGAAATGCACGGGAGTATCCTGGGCTACATGGAGCGAAAATAG
- a CDS encoding discoidin domain-containing protein, with the protein MLKKKGMMAASFSVVIASSLLMGNTSFVSADAQMNESAVVAATGDSTLADMPAYLKSSVEWVWKNRMLTEGSTNRKNLIFDQIFAGKGTLNYVVRWQSSKPVTLKQRQDIARMLDRQMNHWTEHLQGYDGWPYKNIKVKVVGWAVANPSLLLDKQSDEVIYTDTITDVLASEQPGIPAALPVAPNEISRFEHFSDPNYSYPGGLDKRFDMYLWATENFGGGAGGDWGQRMNDEYVLNTVNADEIEITEHEIGHGFGLNDFYEEHERPPGGFPTNTIMWAGNSDHITDWDIWMLRYTWSQLKKDTSRFPSANNGGEGPIDTSPDENVNIARAAKASTSYTSPWENVSALNDGFDPTSSNDRSHAVYGNWPETGTQWVQYDFDQEHTVSQTDVYWFKDGGGIDVPKSYKIKYWNGRGWSNVKQAKGLGTAADQYNTTTFTPVKTTKLRIEMVSQGSASTGILEWKVAANKL; encoded by the coding sequence ATGTTGAAGAAAAAAGGAATGATGGCGGCTTCATTTTCTGTGGTGATTGCTAGCTCCTTACTGATGGGAAACACTAGCTTTGTATCTGCGGATGCGCAGATGAATGAGAGTGCCGTGGTTGCGGCAACGGGTGATTCGACATTGGCTGATATGCCAGCTTATCTCAAATCATCGGTGGAGTGGGTTTGGAAGAATAGAATGCTGACCGAAGGCTCGACTAACCGTAAAAATTTGATTTTTGATCAAATTTTTGCGGGAAAAGGAACGCTAAACTATGTAGTGCGTTGGCAATCTTCCAAGCCTGTTACACTGAAGCAACGCCAGGATATTGCTAGAATGCTAGATCGTCAGATGAACCATTGGACAGAGCATCTCCAGGGATATGATGGCTGGCCCTATAAGAATATTAAAGTAAAAGTGGTAGGCTGGGCTGTTGCCAATCCTTCACTGCTGCTGGACAAGCAGTCTGACGAGGTCATTTATACGGATACCATTACAGATGTGTTAGCTTCCGAACAACCGGGAATTCCTGCTGCACTTCCGGTTGCGCCTAATGAAATATCTCGGTTTGAGCATTTTTCGGACCCGAACTATTCGTATCCGGGTGGATTGGATAAACGTTTTGATATGTACCTTTGGGCTACAGAAAATTTCGGTGGGGGAGCCGGCGGTGACTGGGGACAACGTATGAATGATGAATACGTTCTGAACACGGTGAACGCTGATGAGATTGAGATTACCGAACATGAAATTGGACATGGCTTTGGATTAAACGATTTTTATGAAGAACACGAGCGTCCACCAGGTGGCTTCCCAACGAACACCATTATGTGGGCCGGCAATTCCGATCATATCACGGACTGGGATATCTGGATGCTGCGTTATACCTGGAGTCAGCTCAAAAAAGATACTTCCCGTTTCCCAAGCGCGAATAACGGCGGCGAGGGTCCCATCGATACATCACCTGATGAAAACGTGAACATTGCGCGAGCTGCCAAAGCCAGCACTTCCTATACTTCGCCTTGGGAAAATGTGAGCGCACTCAATGATGGCTTTGATCCCACCAGCTCCAATGACAGAAGTCACGCCGTGTACGGAAACTGGCCTGAAACGGGAACCCAGTGGGTCCAATATGATTTTGATCAAGAGCATACGGTATCCCAAACCGATGTATATTGGTTCAAAGACGGGGGTGGCATTGATGTTCCCAAGTCTTACAAAATTAAGTACTGGAACGGTCGAGGCTGGTCCAATGTCAAGCAGGCCAAAGGATTGGGAACTGCGGCAGATCAATATAATACGACCACTTTTACGCCTGTAAAAACAACGAAATTAAGAATTGAAATGGTATCCCAAGGCTCGGCATCCACAGGGATTTTAGAGTGGAAAGTCGCAGCGAACAAACTTTAA
- a CDS encoding discoidin domain-containing protein translates to MLNKKGMMMASFSVVIASSLLMGNATMLSAASAENRSAVTAATGDSTLADMPAYLKSSVEWVWKNRMLTEGSTARNNTIFDQIDAGKGTLNYVVRWQSSKPVTLQQRQDIARMLGRQMNHWTEHLQGYDGWPYKEIKVKVVGWAVADPSLLLDKQPDEVVYTETTRDELASEKPEIPAVLPVAPAALSRYEHYWDPHYSYPGGYDKRFDMYLWVTENFVGGTGQDWGQRVNDDYLFSTLNSDEIQITEHEIGHGFGLTDFYEEHERPPGGFPTNTIMWAGDSDHITDWDIWMLRYTWSQLKKDTSRFPNTPRDHEGPIDTSPDENVNIGRAAKASTSYTSPWENVSALNDGFDPTSSNDRSHAVYGNWPETGTQWVQYDFDQEHTVSQTDVYWFKDGGGIDVPKSYKIKYWNGRGWSNVKQAKGLGTAADQYNTTTFTPVKTTKLRIEMVSQGSASTGILEWKVAAN, encoded by the coding sequence ATGTTGAACAAAAAAGGAATGATGATGGCTTCTTTTTCAGTTGTGATCGCCAGTTCATTACTGATGGGAAATGCTACGATGCTATCTGCGGCTTCTGCAGAAAACAGGAGTGCGGTGACTGCTGCAACAGGTGATTCGACACTGGCTGATATGCCAGCTTATCTCAAATCATCGGTGGAGTGGGTTTGGAAGAATAGAATGCTGACCGAAGGCTCGACGGCTCGCAACAACACGATTTTTGATCAAATTGATGCGGGAAAAGGGACTCTTAATTATGTTGTACGCTGGCAATCTTCCAAGCCGGTTACGCTGCAACAGCGCCAGGATATTGCTAGAATGCTAGGTCGTCAGATGAACCATTGGACAGAGCATCTCCAGGGATATGATGGCTGGCCCTACAAGGAGATTAAAGTAAAAGTGGTAGGCTGGGCTGTTGCTGATCCTTCATTGCTATTGGACAAGCAGCCGGATGAGGTCGTATATACGGAAACGACTAGAGATGAGTTAGCTTCCGAAAAACCGGAAATTCCCGCTGTACTCCCGGTTGCGCCTGCAGCCTTGTCCAGATATGAGCACTATTGGGACCCGCACTATTCGTATCCAGGTGGATATGATAAACGCTTTGATATGTATTTGTGGGTAACTGAAAATTTTGTAGGAGGTACCGGTCAGGATTGGGGCCAACGTGTGAATGATGATTATCTTTTTAGCACCTTGAACTCGGATGAGATCCAGATCACGGAACATGAAATTGGACATGGCTTTGGCTTAACTGATTTTTATGAAGAACACGAGCGTCCACCAGGCGGCTTCCCAACCAACACCATTATGTGGGCTGGTGATTCCGACCATATCACGGACTGGGATATCTGGATGCTGCGTTATACCTGGAGCCAGCTCAAAAAAGATACTTCCCGTTTTCCAAATACGCCTAGAGATCATGAGGGGCCGATTGATACATCACCTGATGAAAACGTAAACATTGGGCGAGCTGCCAAAGCCAGCACTTCCTATACTTCGCCTTGGGAAAATGTGAGCGCACTCAATGACGGCTTTGATCCTACCAGCTCCAATGACAGAAGTCATGCCGTGTACGGAAACTGGCCTGAAACAGGAACACAATGGGTTCAATATGATTTTGATCAAGAGCATACGGTATCCCAAACCGATGTATATTGGTTCAAAGACGGGGGTGGCATTGATGTTCCCAAGTCTTACAAGATCAAGTACTGGAACGGTCGAGGCTGGTCCAATGTCAAGCAGGCCAAAGGATTGGGCACTGCGGCAGATCAATATAATACGACCACTTTTACGCCTGTAAAAACAACGAAATTAAGAATTGAAATGGTATCCCAAGGTTCGGCATCCACAGGGATTTTAGAGTGGAAAGTCGCGGCTAATTAA
- a CDS encoding dockerin gives MPKKKGMMMASFSLIVAASLLVGGANIGSAAPDLESASDIESTSISLAAADIPAKFKPSVEWVWKNRMVKEGSTNRKNLIFDQIYAGKGTLNYVVRWQSPKNITLQQRKDMASMLSRQVNNWNKQLKGYDGWPYNNITVKIVGWAVANPSQILNKQSNEIVYTDTIIDDLSKSNPSIPAKLPVAPDALSRFEHFNDPNYAYPGGLDKRFDMYLWGTANFGGGAGGDWGQRMSDDYILSTLNADEVHITEHEMGHGFGLPDFYEENDRPPGGFPTPTIMWAGNSSKITEWDTWMLRYTWSQVKKDTSRFPNR, from the coding sequence ATGCCGAAGAAAAAAGGAATGATGATGGCTTCTTTTTCATTGATAGTGGCAGCTTCTTTACTGGTTGGCGGGGCTAATATAGGTTCAGCGGCCCCTGATTTGGAAAGCGCTTCCGATATTGAGTCCACGAGCATTAGCTTGGCCGCTGCCGATATACCTGCAAAATTTAAGCCATCGGTAGAATGGGTTTGGAAGAATAGAATGGTTAAGGAAGGCTCAACCAACCGTAAAAACTTGATTTTTGATCAGATTTATGCGGGAAAAGGGACGTTAAATTATGTTGTCCGCTGGCAATCTCCCAAAAATATCACTCTTCAGCAGCGCAAAGATATGGCTTCCATGCTGAGCCGTCAAGTCAATAACTGGAACAAGCAGCTGAAAGGGTATGATGGCTGGCCTTATAACAATATTACTGTCAAAATCGTAGGCTGGGCTGTTGCGAATCCGTCACAAATCCTTAACAAACAATCTAATGAAATCGTTTACACGGATACCATTATAGATGATTTAAGCAAATCAAATCCAAGCATTCCTGCCAAGCTCCCGGTTGCACCTGATGCACTGTCCCGATTTGAACATTTTAATGATCCCAACTATGCTTATCCCGGCGGATTGGACAAGCGGTTTGATATGTATCTGTGGGGAACAGCTAACTTCGGTGGTGGGGCCGGTGGTGACTGGGGACAACGCATGTCTGATGATTACATCCTGAGCACCCTGAACGCTGATGAAGTCCATATCACAGAGCATGAAATGGGTCATGGATTTGGCCTGCCTGATTTCTATGAAGAAAATGACCGTCCACCTGGCGGGTTCCCGACACCCACAATTATGTGGGCAGGAAATTCTTCCAAGATAACAGAATGGGATACCTGGATGTTGCGCTATACCTGGAGCCAAGTCAAGAAGGATACTTCTCGTTTTCCTAACCGATAA
- a CDS encoding amidohydrolase: MSESIGTKEQVLEQKLVDIRRHLHQNPELSNEEVETTAYIRRLLEEQNIAILDVPLRTGLVAEIGGQQEGPLVALRADIDALPIQEETGLAYASVHPGKMHACGHDFHTASLFGAAVLLKQREQELKGTVRLVFQPAEEKAKGAAQVLDSGALAGVQAIFGLHNKPDLPVGTVGIKEGPLMAAADGFYIEVEGLSTHAAVPHAGIDPIVVSSHIITALQSIVSRSVNPLDSAVISVTKLHSGNAWNIIPDRAYLDGTIRTFDENVRAQVAERFEQVVKGVADAFSTKATIRWIEGPPPVLNDGPLAVIAEQAARAAGLEVVRPVPSSASEDFGLYQKSIPGVFVFVGTSGSQEWHHPAFDLDERALPGTAKLLASLAESALVSIE; this comes from the coding sequence ATGAGCGAATCAATCGGGACCAAGGAGCAGGTTTTGGAGCAGAAGCTGGTGGACATTCGTCGCCATCTTCATCAAAATCCCGAGCTGTCGAATGAGGAAGTTGAAACGACCGCTTATATCCGCCGTCTGCTGGAAGAACAGAACATAGCCATTCTGGATGTGCCACTGCGCACCGGACTGGTGGCAGAAATCGGCGGGCAGCAGGAGGGGCCGCTTGTGGCGCTTCGAGCGGACATTGATGCGCTGCCGATTCAGGAGGAGACGGGATTGGCCTATGCCTCGGTGCATCCGGGCAAAATGCATGCCTGTGGGCATGATTTTCATACAGCTTCCCTCTTCGGGGCTGCTGTATTGTTAAAACAGCGGGAGCAGGAGCTGAAAGGTACGGTTCGGCTGGTGTTTCAGCCAGCCGAGGAAAAAGCCAAGGGCGCAGCCCAAGTGCTGGACAGCGGTGCATTGGCAGGCGTGCAGGCCATATTCGGCCTGCATAATAAGCCGGACTTGCCAGTAGGCACAGTCGGGATCAAGGAAGGTCCGCTAATGGCAGCGGCGGACGGCTTTTACATTGAGGTGGAGGGGCTGAGCACGCATGCAGCCGTTCCACATGCAGGGATTGATCCGATTGTGGTTTCATCACACATCATTACCGCCCTGCAATCGATTGTGAGCCGCAGCGTCAACCCGCTGGACAGCGCAGTGATTAGTGTTACGAAGCTGCACAGTGGCAACGCCTGGAACATCATCCCGGACCGTGCCTATCTGGACGGCACCATCCGGACATTTGACGAAAACGTGCGGGCCCAGGTGGCTGAACGCTTCGAGCAGGTCGTCAAAGGTGTTGCCGATGCTTTTTCCACGAAAGCGACCATCCGCTGGATCGAAGGTCCGCCGCCTGTGCTGAATGACGGGCCGCTGGCTGTCATTGCGGAGCAGGCAGCTCGCGCCGCTGGTCTGGAGGTCGTTCGCCCCGTGCCATCCTCGGCTAGCGAGGATTTTGGGCTTTATCAGAAGAGCATCCCCGGTGTGTTCGTTTTTGTTGGCACTTCAGGCAGCCAGGAATGGCATCATCCGGCTTTTGACCTGGACGAACGCGCACTGCCGGGAACGGCGAAGCTGCTGGCATCACTGGCAGAATCGGCATTGGTATCCATAGAGTAG
- a CDS encoding LLM class flavin-dependent oxidoreductase, which yields MSIKIGVLDQSPIGEGETAAQALRNTIKLAQRVEELGFSRFWVSEHHDSEQVAGSSPEVLISHLLARTEHIKIGSGGVMLQHYSPYKVAENFNVLASLAPGRVDLGIGRAPGGLPKSTQALQRNVHDAPSLEEKIDEVSRYIHNIPSEEGPLAGLQANPIPETPAEIYVLGTSTDSAGIAARLGLPYVFSQFINSSEQVALDAFRTYRESFDYSFGREPKVLFALSVIVADTSEEAAALAGEHKLYKILLASGKTATVGTLESAEEFGKQSGEEYTIEVTEAQINKGNKDEIYALLTEIQAKYQADELIVTTGIRDIEKRVRSFELLHEAFAGSLVQS from the coding sequence ATGAGTATTAAAATCGGAGTGTTGGATCAAAGCCCTATAGGCGAGGGAGAAACAGCAGCACAGGCGCTTCGCAACACGATTAAACTGGCACAGCGTGTAGAGGAATTGGGGTTTTCACGCTTTTGGGTATCAGAGCATCATGATTCCGAGCAGGTCGCGGGCTCTTCGCCAGAGGTACTCATTTCCCATTTGCTGGCACGTACCGAGCATATTAAAATCGGCTCTGGCGGGGTGATGCTTCAGCATTACAGCCCGTATAAAGTGGCCGAAAACTTCAATGTGCTGGCATCTCTTGCGCCGGGTCGCGTAGATTTGGGCATTGGGCGTGCACCGGGTGGATTACCAAAGTCCACACAGGCATTGCAGCGCAACGTGCATGATGCGCCTTCTCTGGAAGAAAAAATTGATGAAGTAAGTCGTTACATTCATAATATCCCGTCTGAAGAAGGGCCGCTAGCCGGACTACAGGCGAATCCGATTCCGGAAACACCGGCGGAAATTTACGTTTTGGGTACAAGCACAGACAGTGCTGGCATTGCCGCACGTTTGGGGTTGCCTTATGTTTTCTCGCAATTTATCAATAGCAGTGAGCAGGTGGCATTGGATGCATTCCGCACGTATCGGGAGTCATTCGATTATAGCTTTGGACGTGAACCGAAGGTTCTTTTTGCACTGTCCGTTATTGTAGCTGACACCTCCGAGGAGGCCGCGGCCTTGGCAGGCGAGCATAAGCTGTACAAGATTCTTCTGGCCAGTGGAAAAACGGCGACGGTGGGAACGCTGGAAAGTGCAGAGGAATTCGGCAAGCAATCGGGTGAAGAGTATACGATTGAAGTTACGGAAGCGCAAATTAACAAAGGCAATAAAGACGAAATTTATGCTTTGTTGACGGAAATTCAAGCAAAATATCAGGCTGACGAGCTGATCGTAACGACGGGAATACGGGATATTGAAAAGCGCGTGCGCTCATTCGAGCTGCTGCATGAAGCCTTTGCCGGATCGCTTGTACAATCCTAG
- a CDS encoding amino acid ABC transporter ATP-binding protein: MIRLQNITKSFGKHEVLKGIDLTVNKGEVVVILGPSGSGKTTLLRCINYLEKPNDGEVSIGDFTVSCKRPAKKDVLALRQKTAMVFQQYNLFKHKTALENVMEGLVVVRKVKPEEAKKISIEVLEKVGLGEKLHHYPSQLSGGQQQRVGIARALALNPEVILFDEPTSALDPELVGEVLSVIRKIAKEGITMIVVTHEMGFARDVSNHVVFMDGGHVIEEGTPDDIFNHPKEERTKQFLKRITPEYNYSI, translated from the coding sequence ATGATCCGTCTGCAAAATATAACGAAATCGTTCGGCAAGCATGAGGTGCTCAAAGGCATTGATTTGACCGTGAACAAAGGCGAGGTCGTCGTTATTCTGGGCCCGAGCGGTTCTGGCAAAACGACCTTGCTGCGCTGCATCAATTACCTGGAAAAGCCGAATGACGGGGAAGTCAGCATCGGTGATTTTACGGTAAGCTGCAAGCGGCCTGCGAAAAAGGATGTTCTGGCTTTACGGCAAAAGACGGCCATGGTCTTTCAGCAATACAATTTGTTCAAGCATAAAACGGCGCTGGAAAACGTCATGGAGGGACTTGTCGTCGTCCGTAAGGTGAAGCCGGAGGAAGCGAAAAAAATCAGCATTGAAGTGCTGGAAAAGGTCGGTCTGGGCGAGAAGCTGCATCATTATCCGAGCCAGCTATCCGGTGGACAGCAGCAGCGTGTCGGCATTGCGCGTGCTTTGGCGCTGAACCCGGAAGTGATTTTGTTCGATGAACCGACCTCGGCGCTGGACCCTGAACTGGTGGGCGAGGTGCTGTCGGTGATTCGCAAGATCGCGAAGGAAGGCATTACGATGATTGTCGTTACGCATGAAATGGGCTTTGCGCGAGATGTTTCCAATCATGTGGTATTCATGGATGGCGGTCATGTCATCGAGGAAGGCACACCGGACGATATTTTTAACCACCCCAAAGAAGAACGGACCAAGCAATTCCTGAAACGGATTACACCAGAATATAATTACTCAATATAG